In Hydractinia symbiolongicarpus strain clone_291-10 chromosome 13, HSymV2.1, whole genome shotgun sequence, a single genomic region encodes these proteins:
- the LOC130623282 gene encoding uncharacterized protein LOC130623282, with the protein MNDINLMSSSVAGRKIPRQTFYLSGSSLHMMHDSVLVHLIDTLKHFLSALPLTISRKCNSTTFVEAGAYISPKSKTKVTGILHPTNDWIVVADTSPNFVFTCHIAVTQLRPDIVIFSNKLQRVIIIELTCPCKGNTNYWHFTKVPKYSCLVNVILSYFFAVEVEGRGYCARTTTSCLKRLGLSNTMAYSTA; encoded by the exons ATGAACGACATTAACCTTATGTCTTCTTCAGTTGCTGGCAGAAAAATACCCCGCCAAACCTTTTATCTTTCTGGCTCCAGTCTACATATGAT GCACGATTCGGTGCTAGTGCACTTAATTGACACTTTAAAACATTTCCTATCAGCACTTCCACTTACCATCTCTAGGAAATGTAATTCTACGACTTTTGTTGAGGCAGGTGCTTATATTAGTCCCAAATCAAAGACAAAGGTTACAGGTATATTGCATCCCACCAACGATTGGATAGTTGTTGCCGACACTAGTCCAAACTTTGTATTTACATGCCACATTGCTGTGACACAACTAAGACCTGATATAGTTATCTTTTCAAATAAGCTCCAACGAGTTATAATTATCGAACTCACTTGCCCTTGCAAAGGAAATACAAACTATTGGCACTTCACCAAAGTCCCTAAATATTCTTGCTTGGTTAACGTAATTCTGTCATATTTCTTTGCTGTAGAAGTAGAGGGTAGAGGTTATTGCGCGAGAACAACCACGTCGTGTCTGAAAAGGCTAGGTTTGTCCAACACAATGGCATATTCCACCGCATAA